From Pseudodesulfovibrio alkaliphilus:
GGTCGGCTAACGAAAGAACCTGTGACCGCGATGGATCCGGGCCTCCCTTATCATGGCGGTGGCGTGGCGGCCTTCACGCGGGACTAAGGAGATGTCATGGGGCTTCTGGAATACATCAAGAAGGCACCGCTGCTGCGGCCGAATTCCTTTCCGAACAGCCACAATCTGGCCATCGTTTGCCGCGCCGCGGCCATCACGCACATCCCGGATTCGTTGATGCAGAATGTCCGGGGGGTGTTTGTCTTCGATCACAAGCAGAATCTTCCGAGGGAGATCGGTGCCGACAGGAACGGCCAACCGATCAACGTCTTCCCCATCAGTGTGCTTGCAGGCAATGTGTCGTTCGACATTGTACATTTTCATCATAGCTATGACTACGGCGTGCTTGCGGATTGTGCCAAACTCTTGGCCCGGGTCGGATACGATTCGTTCTTCAACTTCATGCCCATTCCCTACAACGCGGTCATTTCCACCACACACATTCCCAACTATTTCAATGAGAACAAAGATTCTCTGGAGTTCGTTTTCAACCAACTCGAGGACAGAGAGAGCCGGGAGGTTTTCGCGGCGCGGATTCGGGCCTTGGAGACAGGGAATGTCGGCTACCTGAGGGTTTCCGAGTATCCCGAGTATTTCCACCCCAGTGTCAGGCCCGAGGAGGGCGACATCATTGTTGACGGCGGTGTTTCCGAGTTTGTCGGTGCGCAGACCCAATTCTCCAGGGCCGTGGGCGAGCAAGGAAGAATCTATGGTTTTGAGCCTGATCCCGTTGGCTTTTGCAAGGCCAACGACGCCCTTGGCGAGAGGTGTCCCAACTACCAGGTTGTGCCGCTGGGGCTGTGGAGTCGAAAAGACATCCTGCATTTCAACCTGTCTGGCCAGGGCACACATGTGTCAAGCGGCGGTGGCCAGGGTTCCGTGCAATGCGAGGTGATCTCCGTTGACGAGTTCGTCAAGGCCAGCCGCCTGAAGCGGGTTGACCTGATCAAGCTCGATGTGGAAGGGGCCGAGGCCGAGGCCATCAAGGGGGCCATGGAAACCATAGGCAAGTTCACGCCGAAGCTGGCCATCTCCCTGTACCATACCCCGAAGGATCTCTATCATCTGCCCAGGCTGATCCGTGAAATCTCAGGCGGCTATAGCTATTATTTAGGCCATCATCATGCGGCCCTGCATGAGACGATTCTCTACGCCAGCCCCAGAAAGAAGTAGGGGAGGCTCGCCTTCAGCTATTCCGGGGCCGGACGAGTCCCCCCTCGACCAGTGCCTCCAGCACCCGTGCAACCGGCAACCCCACGACGTTGGTGTATGACCCCCTGATGGCCGTGACCAGGAAGGTGCCCACGCCTTGGATGGCGTAGGCCCCGGCCTTGTCCATGGGCTCGCCGGTTGCGATGTAGGCGCGTAACTCGGCCTCGGTTGAGGCGCGCATGTCCACATCGGTTGTCACGGCTCGGGTCAGGGGGGTGCGGCCAGGGGTCATCAGGCAGAAGGCGGAAATTACCTGGTGGGTCTGGCCCGAGAGGGCTGTGAGCATGGACAGGGCATTGCCGGGGTCGGACGGTTTGCCCATGATCCTGTCACCGAGGACCACAATGGTGTCCGCACCGAGCACGGTACGTTCTGGAAACCGTTCAGCAACTTCCATGGTTTTCATTCTCGCCATGCGACCTGCATAGTCGTCGGCCTTTTCCCCGGGCAGCGGTGCGGGTTCTGTTGCCCGGCTGGGAACCACCTCGAAATCAAGGCCGAGATCGGCCAGCAACTCCCGCCTGCGGGGGGAGGCAGAGGCGAGGACGATGGGAACCGTGGACGTGAATGGGCCGGGAGTGCGCTGTTTCATGGTGGCCTGAAGCTGGCTCACTTTTGCAGGACAGTCAATGAAGCATTTGGGGGGTCGCTTTGCGTCTGTTGCTCCCCTGTGGGCGACGTAATTCCGCCGCGGGGAGTGATGAGCGGCGGGTTTTCGTCGGCTTTGGGTTATGGAATGACGCCATTTCGCAGGGTTGCGTTCATGGCGTGGTTCTTGCTTCAGTGCGGGTGCGCCTCAGGCGCGGGAGAACCATGCCAGACATCAACATTGATTTCGCCAAGGGACTATCCTCTTTCGACCAGATTGAAGGGGGGGGGCGTTCCACGGGAGTGAACGATTGGGCCGTGCCCTGGGCAGACCTGATGATGGTCATGTTCGTGCTTTTCGTGGTCTTGTTCATTTACGCCAGCACCCACCAGGATGTGCGGGTGCTCTTCAGCCGACAAAGCGCGGAACAGGCGCGGGACATGGGGGCGCTTGATCCGCTTGTCGGGCTCATCGGACAACTCTCGTCCCGGGCAGACACCCATGGCTCGCGGGACACGGTGCGTATGGCAGATAACCAGGTGCTTTTCCGTTCGCGTGCCGATGGGGTGACAGTGATCCGCGAAGGGGCGGGGCGAGTGCGCGTCAGTCTGCGTGGCGATCTTTTCTTTCGTGCAGGAGAGCAGGGGACAGGGGCTGAAGCGGAGCAGTATCTTCAGGAGGTATCAGCTGTCGCCCGTCTGAGTGTGGGCATGGTCCATGTGGTGGGTCATGCGTCAGAAGACGAGGCCGAGGGGGGTGGTGCCATGGGCGGATTTGCTCTGTCCACCGGCCGGGCGGCCGCTGTGGCGGATTTGCTCATGAACCGCTTCGGCGTTGATCCAAGGCGAGTGACCATCACCGGCAGGGGGGCGCTCCATCCCGAACTGCCCGGCACCAATCCAGGCAATCAGGCAATGAACCGGCGCGTGGAAATTCTCATTATCAACGAAAACTGACCCGGTCGGAGGAAGCCATGAATCGAAAAAATCTCATCGGCGTGATACTCAGCCTGCTGCTTTTCGTAGGCAGTTTTCTGTTGACAGGCGCCGCTTCGGCCTACTGGAATCTGGCCGCGTTCCTGGTGGTGGTTTCCGGTCTTTGCGCGGCCATGCTCGTCAGTTATCCGACGGCCCACATCCGTAACGCCTTCAAGGTGGCCAAAAACGCCTACACCAATGGCCACGTCACCCCCGGCGAGATCGTCAACACCCTGCTCGACCTCTCGGTCAAGAGCAAGGTGGACGGGCTGCTTTCCCTGGAACGAAGCGAAGCCAGGGCCACCAGTTCGTTTCTGAAGAACGGTCTTATCCTTCTTGTGGATAACTACAAGGAGGAGGAAATCCGCGAGACACTCAATACCGAGATGGCCTTCTTCACACTGCGCCGACAGCAGAGCGAGCGGTTTTTCCAGACCATGGCGAAAATGGCCCCGGCTTTCGGTGTGGCGGGCAGCGTCATCGGGCTCATCGGCCTGCTTATGGGCATCAACGATACGGCCGTCATTCTCAAGAACATCCCCGTGGCCTTCATATCCACCCTCTATGGATTGGTTCTTAGCAACCTCGTCTTTTCACCCATAGCTGAAAATATTAATTACTCGACGAGGGTGGAACTTTTGAATCAAAAGCTCGTACTGGAAGGCATCGTGGCCATCAGCAAGGAGCAGAATTCCTACAAACTCGAGCGCAAGCTCGCTTCATTTCTCAGCCCCAGCGAGCGCGAGGGTAAGACCGAGACCCTGCGTCGCATCACCCGCAAATATGTTGAAAAACGCAGCAGCCCCCTGGATGTGGAAGACCTCGTCACCCCTGACGAAGCCCGGGAAGAAAACGATGCTGCGGTGAGTCGGGTCGCGTAAGCTTCCGCTCTCTTCGCGTTCTGCTCTGACGGTCGCGGCATTCACCGAGCGAATCAGCCCTTGGCGGATTTGCAGGTTTCAATCCCCTGCGGGCTGTCATTCGCCGCCGATTGTGCTAGATTGCCCTCATGGCGGAGGGCAGGACATGGTCAGAATTCTGGCTGCCGACATAGGCGGCACTCATAGCAGATTTGCGGTCTTCAAGGCTGTGAGCGGTGTGCTTGACATGGGAGAAGCCCGGTGGCTCGCCTCCCGTGAGGCCACATCCTTTGCCCACCTGATCGACCAGCTTCGGGAGAGCGGCTTCGCCCTTGACTCTGGCTTTGATGCAGCGGTGCTGGCCGTGGCCGGTCCGGTTGTCGACGGAACCAGATGCCGACTGCCCAACGTGCCTTGGGACTTGGATCTGGGCGATGTTGAACTTGGCGCGGATCGGGCCTGCCTGATCAATGACTTCGCGGCCCAGGCCCAGGCCTGCCGCAGCCGGGTCATGGACCACGCCCGGATTCTCCAGCCGGGTCAGGCCAACCCGGACGGAGTGGTGGGGATCATCGGCGCGGGCACGGGACTCGGCCATGCCGCGTTGATTCCAGACCGGGGAAGGTGGATCGCCTTGGCATCCGAGGCGGGGCACATGGCTTTTCCCTTCACTGGATCTGACGAGGCCGAATTCGAGGCGTTTGTCCGCCGCGAGACCGGGCGCGGCTGCGCCGAGGCCGATGTGGTGGTCTCTGGTCCGGGGTTGCGTCTTCTTCATGCCCATCTTACGGGCCAGTGGCTTTCTCCTGCCGACATTTCCGCCGTCATCACCCCTGAAAGCCCCACAGCCAGAT
This genomic window contains:
- a CDS encoding FkbM family methyltransferase, which produces MGLLEYIKKAPLLRPNSFPNSHNLAIVCRAAAITHIPDSLMQNVRGVFVFDHKQNLPREIGADRNGQPINVFPISVLAGNVSFDIVHFHHSYDYGVLADCAKLLARVGYDSFFNFMPIPYNAVISTTHIPNYFNENKDSLEFVFNQLEDRESREVFAARIRALETGNVGYLRVSEYPEYFHPSVRPEEGDIIVDGGVSEFVGAQTQFSRAVGEQGRIYGFEPDPVGFCKANDALGERCPNYQVVPLGLWSRKDILHFNLSGQGTHVSSGGGQGSVQCEVISVDEFVKASRLKRVDLIKLDVEGAEAEAIKGAMETIGKFTPKLAISLYHTPKDLYHLPRLIREISGGYSYYLGHHHAALHETILYASPRKK
- a CDS encoding Maf family protein; translation: MKQRTPGPFTSTVPIVLASASPRRRELLADLGLDFEVVPSRATEPAPLPGEKADDYAGRMARMKTMEVAERFPERTVLGADTIVVLGDRIMGKPSDPGNALSMLTALSGQTHQVISAFCLMTPGRTPLTRAVTTDVDMRASTEAELRAYIATGEPMDKAGAYAIQGVGTFLVTAIRGSYTNVVGLPVARVLEALVEGGLVRPRNS
- a CDS encoding OmpA/MotB family protein — protein: MPDINIDFAKGLSSFDQIEGGGRSTGVNDWAVPWADLMMVMFVLFVVLFIYASTHQDVRVLFSRQSAEQARDMGALDPLVGLIGQLSSRADTHGSRDTVRMADNQVLFRSRADGVTVIREGAGRVRVSLRGDLFFRAGEQGTGAEAEQYLQEVSAVARLSVGMVHVVGHASEDEAEGGGAMGGFALSTGRAAAVADLLMNRFGVDPRRVTITGRGALHPELPGTNPGNQAMNRRVEILIINEN
- a CDS encoding motility protein A, giving the protein MNRKNLIGVILSLLLFVGSFLLTGAASAYWNLAAFLVVVSGLCAAMLVSYPTAHIRNAFKVAKNAYTNGHVTPGEIVNTLLDLSVKSKVDGLLSLERSEARATSSFLKNGLILLVDNYKEEEIRETLNTEMAFFTLRRQQSERFFQTMAKMAPAFGVAGSVIGLIGLLMGINDTAVILKNIPVAFISTLYGLVLSNLVFSPIAENINYSTRVELLNQKLVLEGIVAISKEQNSYKLERKLASFLSPSEREGKTETLRRITRKYVEKRSSPLDVEDLVTPDEAREENDAAVSRVA
- a CDS encoding glucokinase, which gives rise to MVRILAADIGGTHSRFAVFKAVSGVLDMGEARWLASREATSFAHLIDQLRESGFALDSGFDAAVLAVAGPVVDGTRCRLPNVPWDLDLGDVELGADRACLINDFAAQAQACRSRVMDHARILQPGQANPDGVVGIIGAGTGLGHAALIPDRGRWIALASEAGHMAFPFTGSDEAEFEAFVRRETGRGCAEADVVVSGPGLRLLHAHLTGQWLSPADISAVITPESPTARWFARFYGRACRNWALAVMSRGGLVIGGGVAARNALFVTIPEFLDEFRSCSTHADFLCTLPVRLNADDRSGLYGAAIHGVQWLADEGVPIAPCL